In one Magnetococcus sp. PR-3 genomic region, the following are encoded:
- the acnB gene encoding bifunctional aconitate hydratase 2/2-methylisocitrate dehydratase: MLEAYRQHVAEREAEGVPPLPLNAQQTADLVELLKNPPAGEADTLLDLIKNQVPPGVDDASKVKAEFLGEVAKGTVACSLIDRAEATKLLGTMVGGYNVQSLIDLLDDAEMAAGAVDALSATLLVYDAFAEVAEKSKSNASAKQVMENWANATWFTSRPEMPEEVTVTVFKVEGETNTDDLSPASEAWSRPDIPVHAKAMLVNRMEGGLEQLIELKGKGHPVAYVGDVVGTGSSRKSAANSVIWHTGNDIPYVPGKRTGGVVIGGTIAPIFFNTAEDSGMLPIQCDVTALNTGDVVTINTKSGEITRDGAVVTSFDLKPNTLADEVRAGGRVNLIIGRKLTTQAREALGLGEIDLFTDPVQPEDTGKGFTLAQKMVGKAVGKTGVRPGEYCEPKMTTVGSQDTTGPMTRDEIKELACLKYSADFTVQSFCHTAAYPKSVDITTHNTLGQFFEDRDGVALRVGDGVIHSWLNRFCMPDTVGTGGDSHTRFPIGISFPAGSGLVAFAAATGSMPLVMPESVLVRFKGDLQPGITLRDVVNVIPWAAIQNGMLTVEKKGKKNVYAGRVLEIEGLPNLKVEQAFELADASAERSAAACTVHLDKEPVIEYMSSNVTLMKNMLNRGYGHADTIQARVDAMEAWLANPELLQPDADAEYAEIIEIDLSEIKEPIVCCPNDPDDVKLLSEVAGNPIDEIFLGSCMTNIGHFRAAAKVLDGQPQVPGRMWVAPPTRMDEQQLIEEGVYSIFGKAGARMEMPGCSLCMGNQARVRDNAVVFSTSTRNFDNRLGKGAQVYLGSAELAAVTALKGKIPTPAEYLEISKDRIDPHADDLYRYLNFHEIEDYENNGVIPITAA; this comes from the coding sequence ATGCTTGAAGCTTATCGCCAACATGTCGCCGAACGTGAAGCTGAAGGGGTGCCCCCGCTTCCCTTGAACGCCCAGCAGACCGCGGATCTGGTGGAACTGCTTAAAAATCCCCCCGCAGGTGAGGCAGACACACTGCTGGACTTGATCAAAAATCAAGTACCACCAGGTGTGGATGACGCCTCCAAGGTGAAGGCAGAATTTTTGGGTGAGGTGGCCAAAGGAACTGTGGCCTGCTCCCTAATCGACCGTGCTGAGGCAACAAAACTACTTGGTACCATGGTGGGTGGCTATAATGTTCAGTCCCTCATCGATTTACTGGATGATGCAGAAATGGCTGCTGGTGCTGTTGATGCGCTTTCTGCAACACTGCTGGTCTATGATGCCTTTGCTGAAGTGGCTGAAAAATCAAAGAGTAATGCCAGTGCAAAACAGGTCATGGAAAACTGGGCCAACGCCACTTGGTTTACCAGCCGTCCTGAGATGCCAGAAGAGGTAACGGTTACGGTCTTTAAGGTTGAGGGCGAGACCAACACTGACGATCTCTCCCCTGCCTCTGAAGCTTGGAGTCGTCCTGACATTCCCGTGCACGCCAAAGCTATGTTGGTTAACCGCATGGAAGGTGGCCTTGAGCAGCTGATTGAGCTTAAAGGCAAGGGACACCCTGTAGCGTATGTTGGTGATGTGGTCGGTACGGGTTCTTCCCGTAAATCGGCAGCCAACTCTGTAATTTGGCACACAGGTAACGACATTCCTTACGTACCCGGTAAGCGTACCGGTGGTGTGGTAATCGGTGGAACCATTGCCCCAATCTTCTTCAATACGGCTGAAGATTCAGGCATGTTACCCATTCAGTGTGATGTAACGGCACTGAATACGGGTGATGTGGTTACCATCAATACCAAATCTGGTGAAATCACCCGTGATGGTGCGGTTGTTACCTCCTTTGATCTTAAGCCCAACACACTGGCTGACGAAGTACGTGCCGGTGGCCGTGTGAACCTGATTATTGGTCGTAAGTTGACCACTCAGGCTCGCGAAGCCCTGGGTCTGGGTGAGATTGACCTATTCACCGATCCTGTGCAGCCCGAAGATACGGGTAAGGGCTTTACCCTGGCACAGAAAATGGTGGGTAAGGCTGTGGGTAAAACCGGTGTTCGCCCTGGCGAGTACTGTGAACCTAAGATGACCACGGTTGGTTCTCAGGATACCACTGGTCCGATGACCCGTGATGAGATCAAAGAGCTGGCTTGCCTGAAGTACTCTGCTGACTTCACGGTTCAATCCTTCTGCCACACGGCGGCTTATCCCAAGTCAGTCGATATCACCACACACAACACGCTGGGTCAGTTCTTTGAAGACCGTGATGGTGTTGCGCTGCGTGTGGGTGATGGTGTGATCCACAGCTGGCTGAACCGCTTCTGCATGCCTGATACCGTCGGTACGGGTGGTGATAGCCACACCCGTTTCCCCATCGGTATCTCTTTCCCTGCAGGGTCTGGTTTGGTGGCTTTTGCCGCAGCCACAGGTTCTATGCCTTTGGTGATGCCTGAATCTGTTCTGGTGCGCTTTAAAGGTGACCTGCAGCCTGGTATTACCCTGCGTGATGTCGTGAACGTCATCCCCTGGGCTGCGATCCAGAACGGTATGTTGACGGTTGAGAAAAAGGGTAAGAAGAACGTCTATGCTGGCCGTGTTCTGGAAATTGAAGGTCTGCCTAATCTCAAAGTAGAGCAAGCTTTTGAGTTGGCGGATGCTTCGGCCGAGCGTTCCGCAGCTGCTTGTACCGTTCATCTGGACAAAGAGCCTGTTATTGAATACATGAGCTCCAACGTCACCTTGATGAAGAACATGCTTAACCGTGGTTACGGTCATGCGGACACCATCCAAGCACGTGTGGATGCCATGGAAGCTTGGTTGGCCAATCCTGAACTGCTCCAGCCCGATGCCGATGCCGAGTATGCAGAGATCATCGAAATTGATCTTTCTGAGATCAAAGAGCCTATCGTCTGCTGCCCCAACGATCCAGACGATGTAAAGCTGCTCAGCGAAGTTGCTGGTAACCCCATTGATGAGATCTTCTTGGGTTCCTGCATGACCAACATCGGTCACTTCCGTGCAGCGGCTAAGGTGCTGGATGGTCAGCCCCAGGTACCTGGTCGTATGTGGGTTGCTCCACCGACCCGTATGGATGAGCAGCAGCTGATTGAAGAGGGTGTTTACAGCATCTTTGGTAAAGCTGGTGCCCGTATGGAAATGCCGGGTTGTTCCCTGTGCATGGGTAACCAAGCTCGGGTACGGGATAATGCGGTTGTCTTCTCAACCTCTACCCGTAACTTTGATAACCGACTGGGTAAGGGTGCCCAAGTTTACCTGGGTAGCGCAGAGCTGGCAGCGGTGACGGCGTTGAAGGGTAAAATTCCAACACCCGCTGAGTACCTTGAGATCTCTAAGGATCGTATTGATCCTCATGCAGATGATCTCTACCGCTACCTCAACTTCCATGAAATTGAGGACTATGAGAACAATGGTGTGATCCCTATCACAGCAGCTTGA